A portion of the Oncorhynchus kisutch isolate 150728-3 unplaced genomic scaffold, Okis_V2 scaffold3072, whole genome shotgun sequence genome contains these proteins:
- the LOC116371288 gene encoding B-cell receptor CD22-like isoform X1, whose protein sequence is MNFDLYIQNSEGQDCRVGDATMALRTAGSVLVVFLWSVTVVLGQDGWSVTYTTQSICTLRGSTVDLFCSYTYPRGYTVTTTFWFTKKYDVENYVSLLDDPDYKGRVTYRSNKKNGHTLKITDLRESDSATYMFRFITDQTRGKYFGSPGVTLSVTDLQVKVTTTWWSTTLTCSTTCTLTGNPTYTWYRNSKIVQEDSSPSYTVQFKTEDSFYCAVKGINSPAVSFEGHSYFQVTYTQQRICTLKGTSVDISCSYTYPSGHTVSETIWYTKGKLEEASQILSPGYGRRVEYLGNMQSDSILRITDLREEDSAEYKFRFRTDQTTWEPTFPGTTLTVTGLQVKVTPATVTEGQKVTVTCSTTCTLSDNPNATYIWYKNGHVTNQSNSLFLNPVSSEDAGRYSCSVEGHEDLPSDEETLTVRYGPKNTSVSVSPSGEIVEGSSVTLTCSSDANPPVDKYTWYKKNVTSPKASGQSYNITNIISEDRGEYYCKAENTISSNNSTTLMIIVAGKQTSVLTAAVGIIVVVLVLILCLSGLMWFRKKASKSPSDTRDTADGQGDSSPVYDNVSSLAMSPKDNQDDIHYASVHFSHSKNQEVPLYSTVQQSQTQKQEEDVQYSAVKFNRPTAATRPVAAQASEENSSVLYSTVNKPRTKKS, encoded by the exons ATGAACTTTGACCTGTATATTCAGAACTCAGAAGGGCAAG actgcagggtgggagatgcaacaatggccttgagaacagcaggaagtgttttggtggtctttctctggtctgtgacAG TGGTACTGGGTCAGGATGGCTGGAGTGTTACATACACCACTCAGAGTATCTGTACCTTGAGGGGGTCAACAGTGGATCTGTTCTGCTCTTACACATATCCCAGAGGTTATACAGTCACAACAACCTTCTGGTTCACCAAAAAGTATGATGTGGAGAATTAtgtgagtctgttagatgaccCAGACTACAAAGGTCGTGTGACGTACCGTAGCAATAAGAAGAATGGCCACACCCTGAAaatcacagacctgagagagagtgaCTCAGCTACGTACATGTTCAGATTTATAACAGATCAGACCAGAGGGAAATATTTTGGGAGccctggagtcactctgtctgttacag ACCTGCAGGTGAAGGTGACCACTACATGGTGGTCAACgacactgacctgtagcaccacctgtactctgactggTAACCCCACCTACACCTGGTACAGGAACAGTAAGATTGTACAAGAGGACTCCTCCCCCTCATACACAGTCCAATTTAAAACTGAAGACAGCTTCTACTGTGCTGTAAAAGGCATTAATTCTcctgcagtgt CTTTTGAGGGTCACAGTTATTTCCAGGTGACTTACACCCAACAGAGGATCTGTACCTTGAAGGGGACATCAGTGGACATATCCTGCTCTTATACTTATCCCAGTGGTCATACAGTCTCTGAAACAATCTGGTATACAAAAGGAAAACTTGAAGAGGCGTCTCAAATCCTGAGCCCGGGCTATGGACGTCGTGTGGAGTACCTTGGAAATATGCAGAGTGACTCCATCCTGAGaatcacagacctgagagagGAGGACTCAGCTGAGTATAAGTTTAGATTCAGAACAGATCAGACAACCTGGGAACCCACCTTCCCTGGAACAACTCTGACTGTGACAG GTCTGCAGGTGAAGGTGACTCCTGCCACTGTGACAGAGGGACAGAAGGTGAcagtgacctgtagcaccacctgtactctgagtgACAACCCCAAtgccacctacatctggtacaagaaTGGACATGTAACCAATCAATCTAACAGTCTGTTCCTAAACCCAGTCAGCAGTGAGGATGCAGGCAGATACTCCTGTTCTGTAGAAGGCCATGAGGATCTCCCCTCTGATGAAGAGACTCTCACTGTCAGAT ACGGCCCAAAGAacacctcagtgtcagtcagtccctctggtgaaatagtggagggcagttcagtgactctgacctgcagcagtgatgccaacccacctgtggacaaatacacctgGTACAAGAAGAACGTAACCTCACCAAAAGCATCAGGACAGAGTTACAACATCACTAACATCAtctctgaggacagaggagaatacTACTGTAAGGCTGAGAATACAATATCATCTAATAACTCTACAACTCTGATGATCATTGTAGCAG GGAAACAAACCTCAGTTCTGACTGCAGCTGTAGGAATCATAGTGGttgttctggttctcatcctctgtctctctggactCATGTGGTTCAG GAAGAAGGCCTCCAAATCCCCCTCTGACACAAGAGACACAGCAGACggacag ggagactctAGTCCAGTGTATGACAACGTCTCAAGCCTGGCCATGAGCCCCAAAGACAACCAGGATGACATTCACTACGCCAGCGTCCACTTCTCTCACTCCAAAAACCAGGAAGTGCCTCTGTACTCCACCGTCCAACAGTCTCAAACCCAGAAACAGGAAGAAGATGTCCAGTACTCTGCTGTGAAATTCAACCGCCCCACTGCTGCCACCCG TCCCGTAGCAGCACAAGCATCTGAGGAGAACTCATCTGTCCTCTACAGCACagtcaacaaacccagaaccaagaaatCCTGA
- the LOC116371288 gene encoding B-cell receptor CD22-like isoform X2 — translation MSLRTAGSVLVVFLWSVTVVLGQDGWSVTYTTQSICTLRGSTVDLFCSYTYPRGYTVTTTFWFTKKYDVENYVSLLDDPDYKGRVTYRSNKKNGHTLKITDLRESDSATYMFRFITDQTRGKYFGSPGVTLSVTDLQVKVTTTWWSTTLTCSTTCTLTGNPTYTWYRNSKIVQEDSSPSYTVQFKTEDSFYCAVKGINSPAVSFEGHSYFQVTYTQQRICTLKGTSVDISCSYTYPSGHTVSETIWYTKGKLEEASQILSPGYGRRVEYLGNMQSDSILRITDLREEDSAEYKFRFRTDQTTWEPTFPGTTLTVTGLQVKVTPATVTEGQKVTVTCSTTCTLSDNPNATYIWYKNGHVTNQSNSLFLNPVSSEDAGRYSCSVEGHEDLPSDEETLTVRYGPKNTSVSVSPSGEIVEGSSVTLTCSSDANPPVDKYTWYKKNVTSPKASGQSYNITNIISEDRGEYYCKAENTISSNNSTTLMIIVAGKQTSVLTAAVGIIVVVLVLILCLSGLMWFRKKASKSPSDTRDTADGQGDSSPVYDNVSSLAMSPKDNQDDIHYASVHFSHSKNQEVPLYSTVQQSQTQKQEEDVQYSAVKFNRPTAATRPVAAQASEENSSVLYSTVNKPRTKKS, via the exons TGGTACTGGGTCAGGATGGCTGGAGTGTTACATACACCACTCAGAGTATCTGTACCTTGAGGGGGTCAACAGTGGATCTGTTCTGCTCTTACACATATCCCAGAGGTTATACAGTCACAACAACCTTCTGGTTCACCAAAAAGTATGATGTGGAGAATTAtgtgagtctgttagatgaccCAGACTACAAAGGTCGTGTGACGTACCGTAGCAATAAGAAGAATGGCCACACCCTGAAaatcacagacctgagagagagtgaCTCAGCTACGTACATGTTCAGATTTATAACAGATCAGACCAGAGGGAAATATTTTGGGAGccctggagtcactctgtctgttacag ACCTGCAGGTGAAGGTGACCACTACATGGTGGTCAACgacactgacctgtagcaccacctgtactctgactggTAACCCCACCTACACCTGGTACAGGAACAGTAAGATTGTACAAGAGGACTCCTCCCCCTCATACACAGTCCAATTTAAAACTGAAGACAGCTTCTACTGTGCTGTAAAAGGCATTAATTCTcctgcagtgt CTTTTGAGGGTCACAGTTATTTCCAGGTGACTTACACCCAACAGAGGATCTGTACCTTGAAGGGGACATCAGTGGACATATCCTGCTCTTATACTTATCCCAGTGGTCATACAGTCTCTGAAACAATCTGGTATACAAAAGGAAAACTTGAAGAGGCGTCTCAAATCCTGAGCCCGGGCTATGGACGTCGTGTGGAGTACCTTGGAAATATGCAGAGTGACTCCATCCTGAGaatcacagacctgagagagGAGGACTCAGCTGAGTATAAGTTTAGATTCAGAACAGATCAGACAACCTGGGAACCCACCTTCCCTGGAACAACTCTGACTGTGACAG GTCTGCAGGTGAAGGTGACTCCTGCCACTGTGACAGAGGGACAGAAGGTGAcagtgacctgtagcaccacctgtactctgagtgACAACCCCAAtgccacctacatctggtacaagaaTGGACATGTAACCAATCAATCTAACAGTCTGTTCCTAAACCCAGTCAGCAGTGAGGATGCAGGCAGATACTCCTGTTCTGTAGAAGGCCATGAGGATCTCCCCTCTGATGAAGAGACTCTCACTGTCAGAT ACGGCCCAAAGAacacctcagtgtcagtcagtccctctggtgaaatagtggagggcagttcagtgactctgacctgcagcagtgatgccaacccacctgtggacaaatacacctgGTACAAGAAGAACGTAACCTCACCAAAAGCATCAGGACAGAGTTACAACATCACTAACATCAtctctgaggacagaggagaatacTACTGTAAGGCTGAGAATACAATATCATCTAATAACTCTACAACTCTGATGATCATTGTAGCAG GGAAACAAACCTCAGTTCTGACTGCAGCTGTAGGAATCATAGTGGttgttctggttctcatcctctgtctctctggactCATGTGGTTCAG GAAGAAGGCCTCCAAATCCCCCTCTGACACAAGAGACACAGCAGACggacag ggagactctAGTCCAGTGTATGACAACGTCTCAAGCCTGGCCATGAGCCCCAAAGACAACCAGGATGACATTCACTACGCCAGCGTCCACTTCTCTCACTCCAAAAACCAGGAAGTGCCTCTGTACTCCACCGTCCAACAGTCTCAAACCCAGAAACAGGAAGAAGATGTCCAGTACTCTGCTGTGAAATTCAACCGCCCCACTGCTGCCACCCG TCCCGTAGCAGCACAAGCATCTGAGGAGAACTCATCTGTCCTCTACAGCACagtcaacaaacccagaaccaagaaatCCTGA